In Populus trichocarpa isolate Nisqually-1 chromosome 16, P.trichocarpa_v4.1, whole genome shotgun sequence, a genomic segment contains:
- the LOC7472471 gene encoding 2-methylene-furan-3-one reductase produces METTMTTAVPKLTTLHPRISSNSFSLRFSLTFPAKKTALVKHTCSPSHIPLRVSASSQSQAAAEATKVSSIPSEMKACVYGEYGGVEVLKFDDKVSVPEVKEDQVLIKVVAAALNPVDAKRRQGKFKATDSPLPTVPGYDVAGVVVKVGNQVKELKEGDAVYGNINEKALEGPKQFGSLAEYTAVEEKLLALKPKNLDFIQAAGLPLAIETAYEGLERTGFSAGKSILVLNGAGGVGSLVIQLAKHVFGASRIAATSSTGKLELLKSLGADLAIDYTKENFEDLPEKFDVVYDAIGQCDKAVKVVKEGGSVVALTGAVTPPGFRFVVTSNGNTLKTLNPYLESGKIKPVVDPKGPFTFSQVAEAFSYIETNRATGKVVIHPIP; encoded by the exons ATGGAAACCACAATGACAACCGCTGTACCCAAACTCACAACCCTTCACCCTCGCATCTCCTCCAATTCATTTTCTCTCAGATTTTCCCTCACTTTCCCGGCAAAGAAAACCGCTCTTGTTAAGCATACTTGTTCACCCTCTCACATTCCTCTAAGAGTTTCTGCAAGTTCTCAATCCCAAGCAGCAGCTGAAGCCACCAAAGTGTCCTCCATACCTTCTGAAATGAAGGCGTGCGTATATGGAGAATATGGGGGCgtggaagttttgaaatttgatgATAAAGTTTCAGTGCCTGAAGTGAAAGAAGACCAGGTTCTGATCAaagttgttgctgctgctctCAACCCCGTTGATGCCAAGCGAAGACAGGGCAAGTTCAAGGCCACTGATTCTCCCCTTCCG ACTGTTCCTGGATATGATGTTGCCGGAGTGGTGGTAAAAGTTGGCAATCAAGTGAAGGAACTGAAGGAGGGTGATGCAGTATATGGAAACATAAACGAAAAGGCATTGGAAGGACCAAAACAATTCGGCTCTTTGGCAGAATACACTGCTGTTGAAGAGAAGTTATTGGCCCTGAAACCTAAGAATCTGGATTTTATACAAGCTGCTGGTCTTCCTCTCGCAATTGAAACCGCATATGAGGGTCTGGAGAGGACTGGCTTTTCTGCTGGTAAATCTATTCTTGTTTTGAATGGTGCTGGTGGTGTTGGAAGCCTTGTGATTCAG CTAGCAAAACATGTGTTTGGTGCTTCAAGAATCGCAGCTACTTCAAGCACTGGAAAATTGGAGTTGCTCAAGAGTTTGGGGGCTGATTTGGCTATTGACTACACTAAAGAGAACTTTGAAGATTTGCCAGAAAAGTTTGATGTAGTGTATGATGCCATTG GACAATGCGACAAGGCAGTGAAGGTTGTGAAAGAAGGGGGCAGTGTGGTGGCCTTAACTGGTGCAGTCACACCCCCTGGTTTTAGATTTGTGGTCACTTCCAATGGGAATACTTTGAAGACACTAAACCCTTACTTGGAGAGTGGAAAGATAAAGCCAGTGGTTGATCCTAAAGGCCCGTTCACATTTTCTCAGGTCGCAGAGGCCTTCTCTTACATTGAAACAAACCGAGCAACAGGAAAGGTAGTCATACATCCAATTCCATGA
- the LOC7482588 gene encoding non-specific lipid-transfer protein 1: protein MAGPRALHLVCLVVCIMVMTASTTKAAISCNQVINTLTPCISYVVGNGALTGNCCNAIRGLNSAARTTPDRQSVCTCLKNTASQFSYNSRNVALAAGLPGKCGVKLPYKIDPSTDCKSVK, encoded by the exons ATGGCAGGTCCGAGAGCCCTTCATTTAGTTTGCTTGGTTGTGTGCATCATGGTCATGACTGCATCCACCACTAAAGCAGCGATTTCATGTAATCAGGTGATTAACACCTTAACCCCTTGCATATCCTATGTAGTTGGCAATGGTGCACTGACAGGCAACTGCTGCAATGCGATCAGGGGCCTTAACAGTGCGGCCCGTACCACACCGGACCGTCAGAGCGTGTGTACGTGCTTGAAAAACACGGCTAGTCAATTCTCATACAATAGTCGTAATGTTGCTCTTGCTGCTGGACTTCCCGGCAAATGTGGTGTTAAACTTCCTTACAAGATTGACCCCTCTACTGACTGCAAAAG TGTGAAGTAA
- the LOC7472470 gene encoding non-specific lipid-transfer protein 1, whose protein sequence is MAGPRALHLVCLVVCIMVMTASTTKAAISCNQVINTLTPCISYVVGNGALTDNCCNGIRGLNSAARTTPDRQSVCTCLKNTASQFSYNSRNVALAAGLPGKCGVKLPYKIDPSTDCKSVK, encoded by the exons ATGGCAGGTCCGAGAGCCCTTCATTTAGTTTGCTTGGTTGTGTGCATCATGGTCATGACTGCATCCACCACTAAAGCAGCGATTTCATGTAATCAGGTGATTAACACCTTAACCCCTTGCATATCCTATGTAGTCGGCAATGGGGCACTGACAGACAACTGCTGCAATGGGATCAGGGGCCTTAACAGTGCGGCCCGTACCACACCGGACCGCCAGAGCGTGTGTACATGCTTGAAAAACACGGCTAGTCAATTCTCATACAATAGTCGTAATGTTGCTCTTGCTGCTGGACTTCCCGGAAAATGTGGTGTTAAACTTCCTTACAAGATTGACCCCTCTACTGACTGCAAAAG TGTGAAGTAA
- the LOC7474011 gene encoding non-specific lipid-transfer protein Cor a 8.0101, giving the protein MANAKLICALLLCILVTAPMLNIEASIRCHTVKGNLETCLGYFTKVETVPPPGCCRGVQNVNNAARTTKERRDTCSCLKTVAKQYHVNLTFAADLPRICKVKIPYPISASIDCSRIK; this is encoded by the exons ATGGCTAATGCTAAGCTGATCTGTGCTCTCTTGCTATGCATACTGGTCACTGCCCCCATGTTGAACATTGAAGCCTCGATAAGATGTCATACTGTGAAAGGTAACTTGGAAACGTGCCTTGGCTACTTTACGAAGGTTGAAACTGTTCCTCCGCCCGGTTGCTGCAGAGGAGTTCAGAATGTCAACAACGCTGCTAGAACCACCAAGGAACGCCGAGACACTTGTAGTTGCTTGAAAACAGTTGCCAAACAGTATCATGTCAATCTCACGTTCGCAGCTGATCTCCCTCGCATCTGCAAAGTTAAAATTCCTTACCCTATTAGCGCCTCCATTGACTGCTCCAG GATTAAGTGA